The Micromonas commoda chromosome 16, complete sequence genome has a window encoding:
- a CDS encoding predicted protein produces MDLARTVSVDVVEWRRVQDDRAYLTRRVHELTDEVDELKDALRRAKASLNASNGRRSPRSRSRTPQRPPRHPPAGTSDLPGTPTASVPSHGRSVARWISGDASATPRHDPSTRIGAVSASGGGRYSYRHAGGETPIRPGDGVGNDSSTETDGDARSFAESFATTRSEARRWATRDEARASTAAGRLTHGQRQHQHQNQHQQHQQHQRRRRVTATATADDNNRIDTPSRAPTPWSSASRLDAAERMALLQAEIESLRVAMEAPYDASNDGRGTTGGGIAPAPLELLFSDGGEPLPPHPWRGVSGAERVYAASLTNSRSDQSTRSTGSAASTPVRGERSSANRRRHGRSSSRESLGSPARPKRTPEEATWDVNVDDIL; encoded by the coding sequence GGCGCGGACGGTCAgcgttgacgtcgtcgagtgGCGGAGGGTGCAAGACGACCGCGCGTACCTGACTCGGAGGGTTCACGAGCTGACTGATGAGGTGGATGAACTCAAGGATGCGCTTCGTCGCGCCAAGGCTTCGTTAAACGCATCCAACggaaggcgctcgccgcggtctcgCTCTCGCACGCCCcaacgaccgccgcggcaccCTCCCGCGGGCACATCCGATCTACCGGGGacgcccaccgcgtcggtCCCGTCGCACGGGCGATCCGTCGCGCGATGGATCagcggggacgcgagcgcgacccCACGTCACGACCCATCGACGCGGatcggcgccgtctccgcgtcgggcggcgggcgataCTCGTACCGACACGCCGGTGGCGAGACGCCCATCAGGCCGGGAGACGGCGTGGGGAACGATtcgtcgacggagacggacggcgacgctcggTCGTTTGCCGAATCGTTCGCCACCACGCGCTCGGAGGCCAGGAGGTGGGccacgcgcgacgaggcgagggcatcgacggcggcgggtcgattGACGCACGGGCAGCGTCAGCATCAGCATCAAAATCAGCATCAGCAACATCAGCAGcatcagcggcggcggcgggtgacggcgacggcgacggcggacgacAACAACAGGATCgacacgccgtcgcgcgcgcccacgccttggtcgtccgcgagcaggctggacgcggcggagcggaTGGCGCTGCTCCAGGCGGAGATTGAATCGCTGAGAGTCGCGATGGAAGCTCCGTacgacgcgtcgaacgaTGGGCGAGGAACGACGGGCGGGGGGATCGCGCCGGCACCCTTGGAACTTTTATtcagcgacggcggcgagccgttACCGCCGCATCCGTGGAGAGGCGtgagcggcgccgagcgcgtgtACGCGGCCAGTTTGACAAACTCGAGGTCGGACCAGTCCACGCGATCCAccggcagcgcggcgtccacgcccgtGAGGGGGGaacggtcgtcggcgaacAGGCGGCGGCacgggaggagctcgagccgcgAGTCCCTCGGGTCCCCCGCTCGGCCAAAGAGGAcgcccgaggaggcgacgtGGGACGTGAACGTGGACGACATACTGTGA
- a CDS encoding predicted protein, with product LVRDGRVFSETFPVRFDEVGPDKSATMRTVASMIQECACNHAQGIWGRAQSMPADMLKDNLVWVCTRLHLQIDSYPRWGDQVQVNTWFEAQGRLAARRDWSLYYEDCRPSAPVGRATSVWVAFNLAKRRMARIPQAVVDLFQNQQLCDEPVMGPDYAVVKLPETGPDAHVAAFQVRRRDMDMNGHVNNVVYTEWLLEGVPESMWAEYELKEIEIEFRAEATFGETVETRCDVEVYEEGDTRADDDVKHMVHQLMKQGDENPKTAEVVRARTYWVKK from the exons TTGGTCAGGGACGGCCGAGTGTTCAGCGAGACGTTCCCGGTTCGCTTCGACGAGGTTGGCCCGGACAAGTCTGCCACCATGAGGACCGTCGCGTCCATGATCCAGGAGTGCGCGTGCAACCACGCGCAGGGCATCTGGGGGCGCGCGCAGTCCATGCCCGCGGATATGCTCAAGGATAACCTCGTCTGGGTGTGCACCAGGCTCCACCTGCAGATCGACTCGTACCCGCGATGGGGCGACCAGGTGCAGGTCAACACCTGGTTCGAGGCGCAGGgcaggctcgccgcgcgccgcgactgGAGCCTCTACTACGAGGACTGCCGCCCCAGCGCC CCCGTGGGCAGGGCCACTTCCGTGTGGGTCGCGTTCAACCTGGCCAAGCGGAGGATGGCTCGCATCCCCCAGGCGGTTGTCGACCTGTTCCAGAACCAGCAGCTCTGCGACGAGCCCGTTATGGGTCCGGACTACGCGGTGGTCAAGCTCCCGGAGACCGGGccggacgcgcacgtcgcggcgtttcAGGTCAGGCGCAGGGATATGGACATGAACGGTCACGTCAACAACGTCGTGTACACCGAGTGGCTGCTGGAGGGCGTCCCCGAGTCCATGTGGGCCGAGTACGAGCTGAAGGAGATTGAGATTGAgtttcgcgccgaggcgacgttCGGCGAGACGGTCGAGACGAGgtgcgacgtcgaggtgTACGAGGAGGGTGAcacgcgcgccgacgacgacgtgaagCACATGGTCCACCAGCTCATGAAGCAGGGCGACGAGAACCCGAAGACGGCCGAGGTTGTGCGCGCGAGGACCTACTGGGTCAAGAAGTAG